The following are encoded together in the Acinetobacter radioresistens DSM 6976 = NBRC 102413 = CIP 103788 genome:
- the truA gene encoding tRNA pseudouridine(38-40) synthase TruA — protein sequence MQRYAVGIEFCGIRYRGWQTQQAGVPSVQETLERVLSKIADEKIILHGAGRTDAGVHATNMVAHFDTHAIRTERGWMMGSNSQLPKDIALQWLQPMGEDFHARFKACARRYRYVIYNAPYRPALLHKQVTHVYQQLDIEKMKEAAKKFRGVHNFESFRAAACQSNQPIRDVTHCELFEHGRYLVLDIQANGFLHHMVRNIVGCLLEVGQGMYDIGHIDSIFAAEDRRAAGMTAPADGLYFIQAYYPEQFALPQLPLGPHWLNLPE from the coding sequence ATGCAACGTTATGCAGTCGGTATAGAGTTTTGCGGCATTCGCTATCGGGGCTGGCAAACTCAGCAGGCCGGTGTCCCGAGTGTGCAAGAAACTCTGGAGCGGGTTTTAAGTAAAATTGCCGATGAAAAAATTATTCTGCATGGTGCCGGGCGTACTGATGCTGGTGTACATGCCACTAATATGGTTGCACACTTTGATACCCATGCCATTCGCACGGAACGTGGCTGGATGATGGGTTCAAACAGCCAGTTACCAAAAGATATTGCACTACAGTGGTTACAACCCATGGGTGAAGATTTTCATGCCCGATTCAAGGCCTGTGCCCGCCGCTATCGTTATGTCATTTACAATGCCCCATATCGGCCTGCCTTACTGCATAAACAGGTGACTCATGTTTATCAGCAGCTTGATATTGAAAAGATGAAGGAAGCTGCAAAAAAGTTTCGTGGTGTACATAATTTTGAAAGCTTTCGTGCTGCTGCCTGCCAGTCTAACCAGCCGATACGTGATGTAACTCACTGCGAGCTGTTCGAGCACGGACGTTATCTGGTCCTAGATATACAGGCCAATGGTTTTCTGCATCATATGGTCAGAAATATTGTAGGTTGTTTGCTAGAAGTCGGACAAGGCATGTATGACATTGGCCATATTGATAGTATTTTTGCAGCAGAAGACCGCCGTGCTGCAGGAATGACCGCCCCTGCAGATGGACTGTATTTTATTCAGGCTTATTATCCCGAGCAGTTTGCATTACCGCAATTACCACTTGGCCCACATTGGCTTAACTTGCCAGAATAG
- a CDS encoding asparaginase, with the protein MKKIALLYMGGTFGCVGEPLTPMPETEFLPKLQNTLPAKYQVDCLAAPLIKDSSACSAADWLLLVQYIQQLKVRYTYFVVIHGTDTLSYAAALLARFLGQSCHVILTGSQYPLLDIQGNAPRVFTDAVDNLYFALEQVSRKPAGVYLAFHQQVFHAQSVMKMHTTELDAFKGIEADQDFPVYKEEISVQDDIIEQAKSFNLISWQLQPQPVEHLIKNLSLLQDEPPHFLILQGFGTGNLAVNQAVIECLQKFQHKGCLPVLATQVPFGSMDQRYAVSSWVKQANILVNNTYSNADLYAKALQIYLKYPSCEQRYQGWSTQS; encoded by the coding sequence ATGAAAAAGATTGCTTTACTTTATATGGGAGGAACTTTCGGCTGTGTAGGTGAGCCATTGACGCCCATGCCGGAAACAGAATTTCTCCCTAAACTGCAAAATACTCTTCCTGCCAAGTATCAGGTCGACTGTCTTGCTGCACCCTTAATTAAAGATAGTAGTGCTTGCAGTGCTGCTGACTGGCTTTTGCTTGTACAGTATATACAGCAGCTTAAAGTACGCTACACTTACTTTGTGGTGATCCATGGTACAGATACGTTAAGTTATGCTGCAGCATTGCTGGCACGTTTTTTAGGCCAGTCTTGCCATGTAATATTAACCGGTAGTCAGTATCCGTTGCTTGATATCCAAGGCAATGCCCCCCGGGTATTTACAGATGCTGTCGATAATCTATATTTTGCCTTGGAACAGGTTTCCCGCAAACCAGCCGGAGTCTATCTAGCATTTCACCAGCAGGTTTTTCATGCCCAGTCTGTCATGAAAATGCATACTACTGAGCTGGATGCTTTTAAAGGAATAGAGGCTGACCAAGATTTCCCTGTTTATAAGGAAGAGATTTCCGTCCAGGATGACATAATTGAACAGGCGAAGAGTTTTAACCTGATCAGCTGGCAACTTCAGCCCCAGCCTGTAGAACATCTCATCAAGAATTTAAGCTTATTACAAGATGAACCCCCACACTTTTTAATTCTACAAGGTTTTGGCACAGGAAATCTGGCAGTTAACCAGGCTGTTATCGAATGCTTGCAAAAATTTCAGCATAAGGGCTGCTTACCTGTTCTGGCTACTCAGGTTCCTTTTGGCAGCATGGATCAACGCTATGCAGTCAGTAGCTGGGTTAAACAAGCCAATATTTTAGTCAATAATACATATAGCAATGCAGATCTTTATGCAAAAGCCCTGCAAATCTATTTAAAATATCCATCTTGCGAGCAACGGTATCAGGGCTGGTCTACGCAGTCTTAA
- a CDS encoding type IV pilus assembly protein FimV: MTVYKKLKIAVLAIMTSQTASAIIIEPIQVQSAPGELLYAEMAFSQADTDENMQVSLASPEDLAGLGIQHQPPGHLNFFNRRNGQGAGVIVITSSRPLTSSELNIVVKVKEGNATRLQHIKTTLKPSQTVPLRASVNEKPLVPVMVTEKDIALNLPESTAYQVTQQKSRSPLPSKQDRPLLINNSRPPALSGSAISIVQQPSSVASSIVQPKDTLHRQEQALRNKTQLSATPNTRPSTTASARPNPTTQSALTAKTGPSAKKTAEPQQRKLAVKPAITSTTSSRAPVEQPHTYVVRNNESLWTIASQVAAQTQQPVTNVMQQIKEANQHAFIQGDVNRLRRGAVLNLNTQPVMTQNKSRPKAVSPSYSPKTKYRLNEAEMSLVAESTKNTAQGNAKRNNDQSMSSADLVLKVMTAREKTVKLQKNVTQLDLALQKKDHKIQLLNARLAQLEQQLKAQQTKK, translated from the coding sequence ATGACTGTTTATAAGAAATTAAAAATTGCTGTCCTAGCCATCATGACATCGCAAACAGCTTCTGCGATCATCATTGAACCAATTCAAGTGCAGTCCGCACCTGGAGAGCTTCTGTATGCAGAAATGGCTTTCAGCCAAGCCGATACAGATGAAAACATGCAGGTCAGCCTTGCCAGCCCAGAAGATCTGGCGGGCTTGGGAATTCAGCATCAGCCACCGGGTCATCTTAATTTTTTTAACCGTCGTAACGGTCAGGGCGCTGGTGTCATCGTGATTACCTCTTCTCGCCCTCTCACCAGTTCCGAACTGAACATTGTGGTTAAGGTTAAAGAAGGAAATGCTACCCGGCTACAGCACATAAAAACCACACTTAAACCTAGCCAGACAGTGCCATTGCGAGCCTCGGTTAATGAAAAACCACTTGTGCCTGTCATGGTTACTGAAAAAGATATTGCCCTGAATTTGCCAGAGAGTACGGCGTATCAGGTCACCCAGCAGAAAAGCCGTAGCCCGCTCCCTAGCAAGCAGGACCGGCCATTGTTAATCAATAACAGCCGTCCCCCTGCATTAAGTGGTTCGGCTATTTCTATCGTTCAGCAGCCAAGTTCGGTTGCATCTTCTATCGTACAGCCAAAAGATACACTTCATAGACAAGAGCAGGCACTGAGAAATAAAACGCAGCTTTCCGCTACACCTAATACAAGGCCTAGCACAACAGCTTCTGCCAGACCGAACCCCACTACGCAGTCTGCATTAACAGCAAAAACAGGACCTAGCGCCAAGAAAACTGCTGAACCCCAACAACGGAAATTAGCTGTAAAACCAGCAATCACTTCTACTACCAGTAGCAGGGCTCCGGTAGAACAGCCCCATACTTATGTAGTTCGAAATAATGAGTCACTCTGGACCATTGCATCACAGGTTGCAGCCCAAACCCAACAGCCTGTTACAAACGTAATGCAGCAAATCAAGGAAGCGAATCAGCATGCATTTATTCAGGGAGATGTGAACCGGTTACGTCGTGGTGCAGTTTTAAATTTAAACACTCAACCTGTGATGACACAGAATAAATCTCGTCCCAAAGCTGTTTCTCCTTCTTATTCACCTAAGACAAAATACCGTCTAAATGAAGCAGAAATGAGCTTGGTCGCTGAAAGTACAAAAAATACAGCTCAAGGAAATGCTAAAAGAAATAACGACCAGTCCATGAGCAGTGCGGATTTAGTATTAAAAGTTATGACAGCTCGTGAAAAAACCGTTAAATTACAGAAGAACGTAACGCAGCTGGATCTGGCATTACAGAAAAAGGATCATAAGATCCAATTATTAAATGCCCGGCTGGCGCAGCTCGAACAGCAACTCAAAGCACAGCAGACAAAAAAATAG
- a CDS encoding endonuclease/exonuclease/phosphatase family protein — MIWIEIMAGMVIWLSFWSLIPRDEWWIRGADFPRLQLLSAGMVILVLMLVWEADWTIWREIWIVGLIAAIAYQLKMVLPYTFVWKKQVKKVKPEQLDPERQISLIVSNVLTPNTQYHLLIEQIQKYQPDIVLTLETDQTWQNELSGIEKDYPFRVAVPLDNLYGMHLYSRLKLEDTEVKFILSDEIPSIHTTVRLRSGQPVQLFCLHPKPPSPTEAKDSTLRDAELLIVGDQIKDMDKSCIVMGDLNDVAWSRTTRLFQRISGLLDPRVGRHFVNTFHANYPLFRWSLDHVFHSTDFALVDMQRLSHVGSDHFPVYIVLQSGRVFEQSQQELEQSAADEQEAQEAIEQGVAKAEQEEKKLTDEIVEPYKEQVPTPTFKP; from the coding sequence ATGATCTGGATAGAAATTATGGCCGGTATGGTGATCTGGCTCAGCTTCTGGTCCTTGATCCCCCGTGACGAATGGTGGATTCGTGGTGCAGATTTTCCACGGCTACAGTTATTATCAGCAGGTATGGTCATACTTGTTTTAATGCTGGTTTGGGAGGCGGACTGGACTATATGGCGTGAAATCTGGATTGTTGGCCTGATTGCAGCGATTGCCTATCAGCTAAAAATGGTTTTGCCTTATACATTTGTCTGGAAAAAACAGGTCAAAAAGGTCAAACCAGAACAGCTGGATCCCGAACGGCAGATTTCACTGATCGTTTCGAACGTTCTGACCCCTAATACTCAATATCACCTATTGATTGAGCAGATTCAAAAATATCAGCCAGACATAGTACTTACCTTGGAAACTGATCAGACCTGGCAAAATGAACTATCAGGAATCGAAAAAGATTATCCCTTCCGGGTAGCTGTACCACTTGATAATTTATATGGCATGCATCTGTACAGCCGTTTAAAGCTTGAAGATACTGAAGTCAAATTTATTTTAAGTGATGAAATTCCTTCCATCCATACCACTGTACGTTTACGTTCAGGACAACCGGTACAGCTATTCTGTCTACATCCCAAACCGCCAAGTCCAACTGAGGCCAAAGATTCAACCTTGCGTGATGCTGAACTGCTGATTGTGGGTGATCAGATTAAAGACATGGACAAGAGCTGTATTGTAATGGGCGACCTAAATGATGTGGCTTGGTCACGTACAACACGCTTGTTTCAGCGTATTAGCGGTTTACTGGACCCGCGGGTAGGCCGGCATTTTGTAAATACCTTTCATGCCAATTATCCTTTATTTCGCTGGTCGTTAGACCATGTTTTTCATAGTACTGATTTTGCTTTGGTTGATATGCAGCGGCTAAGTCATGTCGGCTCTGACCACTTTCCAGTTTATATCGTTTTACAAAGTGGCCGCGTTTTTGAGCAGTCACAGCAAGAACTGGAGCAGAGTGCAGCCGATGAGCAGGAAGCGCAAGAAGCCATCGAACAGGGGGTTGCCAAAGCTGAACAGGAAGAAAAAAAATTAACAGATGAAATTGTAGAGCCTTATAAAGAACAAGTACCTACACCTACTTTCAAGCCATAG
- a CDS encoding AraC family transcriptional regulator, whose amino-acid sequence MGQLTDASVVLRFGYQAIRRAGLPTEEILTKAGVALNQVEINARTPLSAQHAFWTAAEEVSKDADIGLHLGEHLPLYRGQVIEHLFISSDNFGEGLKRALAYQRLISDAFHAKLIIEEDSCYLTNGSVASPDNLVNRHFSECAMSGVLRFFKFITEGNFTPIFIDFNFSEGASPDEYLRVYGCPVSLGQKETRLYFEPSILDYPLWQAEPELLQLHEQLALEKLQELARYDLVGEVRRAIGSTLESGETTLETVAAQLNITPRRLRTQLSEANTSFQQILSDYRCRLAKKLLANTSESVERIVYLTGFSEPSTFYRAFKRWTNETPVEYRKRKQR is encoded by the coding sequence GTGGGTCAGCTAACTGATGCATCGGTTGTGTTGCGATTTGGCTATCAAGCGATTCGTCGTGCGGGATTACCAACCGAAGAAATATTAACAAAAGCAGGCGTTGCACTGAATCAGGTTGAAATCAATGCACGTACACCTTTAAGCGCACAACATGCTTTCTGGACAGCAGCTGAAGAAGTCAGCAAAGACGCTGATATCGGGTTACATCTAGGTGAACATCTGCCGTTATATCGGGGCCAGGTAATTGAACATCTCTTTATTAGTAGTGATAATTTTGGCGAAGGCCTGAAACGGGCTTTGGCTTATCAGCGTCTGATCAGTGATGCTTTCCATGCCAAACTTATCATAGAAGAAGACAGCTGCTATTTAACAAACGGATCAGTAGCTTCTCCTGATAATCTGGTTAACCGCCATTTTTCTGAGTGTGCGATGTCAGGCGTGCTACGCTTCTTCAAATTTATTACCGAGGGGAATTTCACCCCGATCTTCATTGATTTTAATTTTAGTGAAGGCGCATCGCCAGATGAATACCTGAGGGTTTACGGTTGTCCAGTCAGTCTGGGCCAGAAAGAAACCCGCCTGTATTTTGAACCCTCTATTCTAGATTATCCCTTATGGCAGGCCGAGCCGGAATTATTACAGCTACATGAACAGCTGGCACTGGAAAAATTGCAGGAACTGGCGCGTTATGACCTGGTCGGAGAAGTGCGGCGTGCGATCGGCTCTACACTAGAAAGTGGTGAAACAACCTTGGAAACTGTAGCTGCCCAGTTGAATATCACGCCTCGACGCCTACGCACCCAACTGAGTGAAGCTAATACCAGTTTTCAGCAAATACTCTCTGATTACCGTTGCCGACTGGCAAAAAAGCTTCTTGCCAATACCAGTGAAAGTGTAGAACGCATTGTATATCTGACAGGCTTTTCTGAACCGAGTACCTTTTATCGGGCTTTTAAGCGCTGGACCAATGAAACGCCGGTAGAGTACCGAAAACGTAAACAGCGTTAA
- the asd gene encoding aspartate-semialdehyde dehydrogenase — protein sequence MKVGLVGWRGMVGSVLMQRMVEENDFAHFEPFYFSTSNAGGEAPVFGGKTAPALMDASDISSLKQMDVIITCQGGDYTSEVFPKLKAEGWKGYWIDAASTLRMSDDAIIVLDPVNLNVIKDALVKGTKIFVGGNCTVSLMLMGLGSLFQHNLVEWMSAMTYQAASGAGAQNMRELITGMGYLYNNSKDLLDDPKSAILDIDRKIADLQRGEGFPSANFGVPLAGSLIPYIDKQLENGQSKEEWKGQAETNKILGNSQIVPIDGHCVRIGAMRCHSQALTIKLRKDVPLDEIEDMIRSLNEWAKVVPNTREASMTDLTPVAVTGTLSVPVGRLRKLNMGKEYLGAFTVGDQLLWGAAEPLRRMLRILIDYKNV from the coding sequence ATGAAAGTAGGTCTGGTCGGTTGGCGCGGGATGGTTGGTTCTGTCCTTATGCAACGTATGGTTGAAGAGAATGATTTTGCTCATTTTGAGCCATTCTATTTTTCTACCAGTAATGCAGGTGGTGAAGCACCTGTATTTGGTGGTAAAACTGCCCCAGCACTTATGGATGCTTCAGACATTAGCAGTCTGAAGCAGATGGATGTCATTATTACCTGTCAGGGTGGCGACTATACCTCTGAAGTCTTTCCTAAACTGAAAGCGGAAGGCTGGAAGGGTTACTGGATTGATGCGGCCTCGACCCTGCGCATGAGTGATGATGCCATTATTGTCCTAGACCCGGTCAATCTCAACGTGATTAAGGATGCGCTGGTTAAAGGCACCAAAATATTTGTAGGTGGCAACTGTACCGTTTCCCTAATGCTGATGGGCCTAGGTTCACTGTTCCAGCATAATCTGGTGGAGTGGATGAGTGCCATGACCTATCAGGCAGCTTCAGGTGCAGGTGCACAGAACATGCGTGAACTGATCACCGGCATGGGATATTTATATAATAATAGTAAAGATCTGCTCGATGATCCCAAGTCAGCTATTCTAGATATTGACCGCAAGATTGCAGACTTGCAACGTGGTGAAGGTTTCCCTTCAGCCAACTTCGGTGTGCCACTGGCCGGTTCACTAATTCCATACATCGACAAGCAGCTTGAAAATGGTCAGTCGAAAGAAGAATGGAAAGGTCAGGCCGAAACCAATAAAATTCTGGGAAATTCACAGATAGTACCTATTGACGGGCACTGTGTACGTATTGGCGCAATGCGTTGTCACTCTCAGGCTCTCACCATCAAGCTCAGAAAAGATGTACCTCTTGATGAAATTGAAGATATGATCCGTTCTTTAAACGAGTGGGCCAAGGTGGTGCCAAATACCCGTGAAGCCTCAATGACTGATCTGACTCCAGTAGCAGTTACAGGTACTTTATCTGTGCCAGTAGGTCGACTGCGTAAACTGAATATGGGTAAAGAATATTTAGGTGCTTTTACTGTAGGTGACCAGTTACTTTGGGGAGCTGCCGAACCTTTGCGTCGTATGCTTCGCATTTTAATTGACTATAAAAATGTTTAA
- the infA gene encoding translation initiation factor IF-1, with protein MANKEELIEFEGVVTETLPNTMFRVRLENGHEVIAHISGKMRKHYIRILTGDSVKVEMTPYDLTKGRITYRAR; from the coding sequence ATGGCCAATAAAGAGGAACTCATTGAGTTCGAAGGCGTTGTCACCGAAACGCTTCCTAATACTATGTTCCGTGTCCGTTTAGAGAATGGTCATGAAGTGATTGCACATATTTCTGGCAAAATGCGCAAGCACTATATTCGTATTTTGACTGGCGACAGCGTTAAAGTTGAAATGACGCCTTATGACTTAACTAAAGGCCGTATTACTTATCGTGCCCGCTAA